A genomic window from Bordetella genomosp. 9 includes:
- a CDS encoding glycogen/starch/alpha-glucan phosphorylase codes for MTREALKRAFLDHLLYTQGKSLDIASKNDLYQSLAHTVRDRLVPSWFDTAATYQKRNARTVAYLSAEFLMGPYLGNNLLSLGISHEIRLAMSELGLDLDELLRQEEEPGLGNGGLGRLAACFIESLATLEVPAIGYGIRYEYGIFYQTIMDGWQVENTDAWLRYGNPWEIQHAEWAVQVKLGGHTEQYTDDSGRFRVRWVPEKTVAGVPFDTPIPGYRVGTTNTLRLWRAEATESFDFHVFNRGDYLGAVSKKVTSENLSKVLYPNDESLQGKELRLEQQYFFVSCSLQDMLRLQQHRGQSVTSFHKSFAVQLNDTHPAIGVAELMRLLVDEHLVPWERAWDITRQTFSYTNHTLLPEALERWPLDLFRRVLPRHLEIIYEINARFLNEARIHFFGDETRIARLSLIDESGERYVRMAHLACVGSHAINGVANLHSELLKRDLLKDFYAMWPEKFQSMTNGVTPRRWVALSNPRLTKLITRCIGDEWVKDWSLISNIEPYADDPAFGSEWRAIKRANKVDLAAVILRKTGIRVDPDSMFDVQVKRIHEYKRQHLSALHIAALYHRLKSQRNLDIVPRTFIFGGKAAPGYARAKLMIKLITAIGDVVNNDPDVRDRLKVVFLPNYSVTLGQKVYPAAELSEQISLAGKEASGTGNMKFAMNGALTIGTMDGANIEIREEVGEDEFFLFGLTAEEVYTLRREGYYPQDYLARDPELGSVLELIGSGFFSRGDSELFAPLVDDLLNHDPYMLLADYSSYAACQARVDDAYRDTQGWTRMSVLNTSRTGKFSSDRAIREYCERIWKAHAVPVERMYAR; via the coding sequence CTGAGTTCCTCATGGGTCCCTATTTAGGGAACAATCTGCTCAGTCTGGGCATTTCGCATGAAATCCGCCTGGCCATGAGCGAGCTCGGGCTCGATCTGGACGAATTGCTGCGGCAGGAAGAAGAACCCGGCCTGGGCAACGGCGGCCTGGGGCGCCTGGCCGCCTGTTTCATCGAGTCGCTGGCCACGCTGGAAGTGCCGGCCATCGGCTACGGCATCCGCTACGAGTACGGGATCTTCTACCAGACCATCATGGACGGCTGGCAGGTGGAGAACACCGATGCCTGGCTGCGCTACGGCAATCCCTGGGAAATCCAGCACGCCGAATGGGCGGTGCAGGTCAAGCTGGGCGGACATACCGAGCAGTACACCGACGACAGCGGCCGTTTCCGCGTGCGCTGGGTGCCCGAAAAGACCGTGGCCGGCGTGCCCTTCGACACCCCTATCCCGGGCTATCGGGTCGGTACGACCAACACGCTGCGGCTATGGCGCGCGGAAGCCACGGAATCCTTCGATTTCCACGTGTTCAACCGCGGCGACTACCTGGGGGCGGTCAGCAAGAAGGTCACGTCGGAAAACCTGAGCAAGGTGCTGTATCCGAATGACGAGAGCCTGCAGGGCAAGGAATTGCGGCTGGAGCAGCAGTATTTCTTCGTTTCATGCTCGCTGCAGGACATGTTGCGCCTGCAGCAGCACCGCGGGCAATCCGTCACGTCCTTCCACAAGTCGTTCGCCGTCCAGTTGAACGATACCCACCCCGCCATCGGCGTGGCCGAGCTGATGCGCCTGCTGGTGGATGAACATCTGGTGCCCTGGGAGCGCGCCTGGGACATCACCCGCCAGACCTTCTCCTATACCAACCACACCCTGCTGCCCGAGGCCCTGGAGCGGTGGCCGCTGGACCTGTTCCGCCGCGTGCTGCCCCGCCACCTGGAAATCATCTATGAAATCAATGCGCGGTTCCTGAACGAAGCGCGCATTCACTTCTTCGGCGACGAAACCCGTATCGCGCGCCTGTCGCTGATCGACGAATCGGGCGAGCGCTACGTGCGCATGGCGCATCTGGCCTGCGTGGGCAGCCACGCGATCAATGGCGTGGCCAACCTGCATTCGGAGCTGCTGAAGCGGGATCTGCTCAAGGACTTCTACGCCATGTGGCCGGAGAAATTCCAGAGCATGACCAATGGCGTCACGCCGCGGCGCTGGGTGGCATTGAGCAATCCGCGCCTGACCAAGCTGATCACGCGCTGCATCGGCGACGAATGGGTCAAGGACTGGTCGCTGATTTCCAATATCGAACCTTACGCGGACGACCCGGCCTTCGGCAGCGAGTGGCGCGCCATCAAGCGCGCCAACAAGGTCGACCTGGCCGCCGTGATCCTGCGCAAGACGGGCATACGCGTCGACCCGGACTCGATGTTCGACGTGCAGGTCAAGCGGATCCACGAATACAAAAGGCAGCACCTGTCGGCGCTCCATATCGCGGCGCTCTACCACCGGCTGAAATCGCAACGCAACCTGGATATCGTGCCACGCACCTTCATCTTCGGCGGCAAGGCGGCGCCCGGTTACGCGCGCGCCAAGTTGATGATCAAGCTGATCACGGCGATCGGCGACGTCGTCAACAACGACCCCGACGTGCGTGACCGCCTGAAGGTGGTCTTCCTGCCGAACTACAGCGTGACGCTGGGGCAGAAGGTGTATCCGGCCGCGGAGCTGTCGGAGCAGATTTCCCTGGCCGGCAAGGAGGCCTCCGGCACCGGCAATATGAAATTCGCGATGAACGGCGCGCTGACCATAGGCACCATGGACGGCGCCAATATCGAAATCCGCGAAGAAGTCGGCGAAGACGAGTTCTTCCTGTTCGGCCTGACGGCCGAAGAGGTCTACACCCTGCGACGCGAGGGCTATTACCCGCAGGACTACCTGGCGCGCGATCCCGAGCTGGGCTCGGTCCTGGAGCTTATCGGTTCGGGCTTCTTCTCGCGCGGCGACAGCGAGCTGTTCGCCCCCTTGGTGGACGACCTGCTGAACCACGATCCTTACATGCTGCTGGCGGACTACAGCTCCTATGCCGCCTGCCAGGCCCGCGTGGACGACGCCTACCGGGATACCCAGGGCTGGACCCGCATGTCGGTGCTGAATACGTCCCGGACCGGCAAGTTCTCGTCGGACCGCGCCATCCGCGAGTATTGCGAGCGCATCTGGAAGGCGCACGCGGTGCCGGTGGAAAGGATGTACGCGCGGTGA
- a CDS encoding BPSL1445 family SYLF domain-containing lipoprotein — translation MNRRKFVTLPAALMLASALAACSTTGPNSSATPSAKRQEINSGVDATLSRLYSTVKGSREMANNAKGILVFPNVLQAGFVVGGQYGEGALRVGNATSGYYSMASGSIGWQAGAQSRAVVIMFMTQEELNKFRDSKGWSAGADASVAVAKIGANGAVDTNTAKQSVVAFFLTNAGLMADLSIQGTKVTKLDL, via the coding sequence ATGAACCGTAGAAAATTCGTCACTCTGCCGGCCGCACTGATGCTGGCTTCGGCGCTGGCGGCATGCAGCACGACCGGTCCCAACTCCTCGGCCACGCCGAGCGCCAAACGGCAGGAAATCAATAGCGGCGTGGACGCCACGCTGAGCCGCCTTTACAGCACGGTGAAGGGCTCCCGTGAAATGGCCAACAATGCCAAGGGCATCCTGGTCTTCCCCAACGTCCTGCAAGCCGGCTTCGTCGTCGGCGGCCAGTATGGCGAAGGCGCGCTGCGTGTGGGCAATGCGACCAGCGGCTACTACAGCATGGCATCCGGTTCGATCGGCTGGCAAGCCGGCGCCCAGTCGCGCGCCGTCGTCATCATGTTCATGACGCAGGAAGAACTGAACAAGTTCCGCGACAGCAAGGGCTGGAGCGCGGGCGCGGATGCGTCCGTGGCGGTGGCCAAGATCGGCGCGAATGGCGCGGTGGACACCAATACCGCGAAGCAGTCCGTGGTGGCTTTCTTCCTGACGAACGCCGGCCTGATGGCTGACCTGTCGATCCAGGGCACGAAGGTGACGAAGCT